A genome region from Pueribacillus theae includes the following:
- a CDS encoding GyrI-like domain-containing protein: MADFTIEEKDSFTVLGTGTELESDYTDFAGINKEKADFCQAVRQDGRLDTLKAIATNDYIFAVNEAVNNKMMYYAGVMIEASALASAPALEESRVIQFPKGEYLVVKGEEKTSEELSNKLTGIAFGQALPEAKNFAYVGGPNATVEMGQRNGLVFGEMWIPVVRK; this comes from the coding sequence ATGGCAGATTTTACCATAGAAGAAAAAGACAGCTTTACCGTGTTAGGTACTGGAACTGAGCTTGAGAGTGATTACACAGACTTTGCTGGCATAAACAAGGAAAAGGCAGACTTTTGTCAGGCAGTCAGACAAGATGGAAGGCTTGACACTTTAAAAGCAATAGCCACAAATGACTACATTTTTGCTGTGAACGAAGCGGTAAACAACAAGATGATGTATTATGCTGGCGTCATGATAGAGGCATCAGCATTAGCATCAGCACCGGCACTAGAAGAATCCAGAGTTATCCAATTTCCTAAGGGGGAGTACTTAGTTGTGAAAGGGGAAGAGAAGACGTCTGAAGAGTTGAGTAATAAGCTTACTGGCATTGCCTTTGGTCAAGCCTTGCCAGAAGCAAAGAATTTTGCCTATGTTGGTGGGCCAAATGCAACGGTTGAGATGGGGCAGCGAAACGGTTTAGTATTTGGTGAAATGTGGATTCCTGTTGTTAGGAAATAA